GAATGCCTCAACCAACTGACTCTTCACAAAAATAGTATTTCCAGGAATGACAGCAAGGTTGATCATATTTCCCATTAACTCAGAACTCACAATATTGTCCTCAGCTAACTGCAAACTTTTGACGATTGATTTTGGCAACTCATAGATATAGGTGTTGTTCTTCAAAGGAATTTTAACAATCCCAAGCTCCTTGATGTCCCTTGAGACAGTGGCTTGCGTAGCAGAAATACCTGCTTCCTTCAAATGCTCAACAATTTCTTCCTGAGTCCCGATTTGATAATCCGTAACAAATCTTCTAATTTTTTCAAGTCTCTCTTTTTTATTCATCTTTAAATTCTCTATGCGCTCTCTCTACAACTTTTTCTATTTCAGGGGCAACTTGGTTACTTGCTCCCTCTTCCTTTTTCAAATATGCTAAAAATTCGATGTTTCCATGTCCACCTTGGATGGGAGAAAAGTCCAAACCAAGCACTGAAAAACCTTGTTCAACTGCCATAGCAGTGACAGATTCAAGGACAGTTTGATGAACCTTAGCATCTCGAATGATTCCATTTTTCCCAATCTGCTCACGACCTGCTTCAAACTGGGGTTTGACAAGTGCCACCACCTGACCTTGATCAGCCAAGACACGGTGCAAGGCAGGCAAAATCAGACTGAGGGAAATGAAACTCACATCAATACTGGCAAAGCTTGGTTCCTGCTCAAAATCAGTCTTTTCAGCATAACGAAAATTAAACTGCTCCATGCTGATAACCCGCGAGTCTTGGCGTAATTTCCAAGCCAACTGATTGGTGCCAACATCAACTGCAAAGACCAACTCAGCACCATTTTGCAACATGACGTCAGTAAATCCTCCAGTGGAAGCACCGATATCAATCGTGGTCGCTCCATCAACTGACAACCCAAAGACCTGCAAGGCTTTTTCTAATTTCAAACCACCACGGCTAACATACTTGAGTTTCTCACCTTTAAGTTTTAGCTCAGTGTCATCTGGGATTTTCTCTCCTGGCTTGTCAAAACGCTCCCCATTGAGGACTGCTACAACTAGACCAGCCATGACACCGCGTTTAGCCTGTTCTCGCGTTTCAAACAACCCCTGTTTATAAGCTAGTACGTCCACTCTTTCCTTAGCCATTGATTCTCAAACTTTCTACTACTTTCACAATCGGCTCTGTTTCAAAGCTGACTTGCTGGGCAATTTCTTCTAATTTAGCCTCGGCTTGATCCAAAGTTTGGTTACAAAAGGCAATGGCCTCCTCCAAGCCCAACAAGGCTGGATAGGTCGACTTTTCTGCCTGTAAATCCTTTTGCGGAGTCTTGCCGATTTCCTCAAAACTAGCTGTTACATCCAGCACATCATCTCTGACTTGAAAGGCCAGCCCAATCAATTCACCCACAGTTTTCAATTTTGCTTGGATTTCTGGTTCCAATTCCGCAATGATAGCAGCTGCTTGGAAAGGATAAGCTAGTAATTTTCCAGTCTTATTGGCATGAATGGTCTGAAGTTCTTCCAAGGATAAATGCTGGTGTTCGCCTTCCATATCTAAAACCTGCCCTGCCACCATACCTAGACTCCCTGAAGCAAGGGATAAGTTGGCAATCAAATCCACCTTGATCTGACTTGATAAATCTGCCTGCGCTATCAAGGCATAGGGATCTAGGAACAAGGCGTCTCCTGCCAATATTGCCATCGCTTCGCCAAATTCCTTATGATTGGTTAAACGCCCTCGACGGTAATCGTCATCATCCATAGCAGGAAGGTCATCGTGAATCAAGCTCCCTGTATGAATCATTTCCAAGGCCGCGGCTACCTGCGCATGAGCTGGTTGGATAACCACTTTCAGGGATTCCAAAACTTCTAGCAAAAGAAAAGGGCGAATACGCTTGCCACCAGCATGAATGGAATAGAGAACGGACTCTCGTAGACTAGAAGCAAACTGCTGGTCTCCATAAAAATCTTCCAAAGCCGACTCAACAAGAGCTAATTTTTCTTGCTTCTTCATTCAAAATCACTTTCTGTCCCGTCTTCTTGCATGACCTTAACCAAGGTCTTTTCAGCCTTGTCCAGCGTCGCTTGGAGCTCTTTTGACAAGACCATTCCCTTTTGAAAGGCAGCAATCGCATCTTCTAAAGCAATTTCACCATTTTCTAAACTTTGGACAATGATCTCCAGTTCTGCTAGATTTTCCTCAAATTTCTTTTGTTTTGACATCTTTAACCTCTAATTCTACTTGACCATCTCGCATCAAAAGCGTCACTTGATCTTTTTTCTTCAACATCTCAACAGAATCGACTACGGACTCTTCTTTTTTGACAATTGCATAACCACGAGCCACGATTCGACTGGTATCCAACATCAGCAGAGCTTCTGAAAGTCGCTTGACTTCAGCAACCTTGGCATCATAAACCAGCGCCATTTGGCTGCGTAGGAGCTTGTCCAACTGACCTAGGCGGTCTTGATAGCGTTGAATTTTGGTAACAGGTGATAACTGGACTAGTCGATGCGTCCTTGCTTGGACTAGCTGTTTATTATCAGAAATCCGTGTTCGCAAACTTTGTTTTAATCGCAGTTGCAGTTGATCTAACCGTTGTAAATAACCATCATACAAACGCTCTGGCTGTCTAAAGATGACTGACTGACTGCATTTTTTCAGAGCTTCTTTTTTTCTTGACAGGACATTCTGAACTGCTGTTGCCATCCGCTTTTCTTGATTTTGCAAATGAGCTAATACATCCAACTTGGTCACAGGCGTTGCCAGTTCAGCAGCAGCTGTTGGCGTCGCAGCCCGTCTATCTGCCACAAAATCCACCAAGGTCACATCCGTCTCATGACCAACACTAGAGATGATGGGCAAACGAGATTCGAAAATAGCCCGTACCACGATCTCTTCGTTAAAAGCCCAGAGATCCTCGATGGAACCCCCACCACGACCAATGATGAGAACATCTAGGTCCTCACGTTGATTGGCACGCGCAATATTTCGAGCAATTTCCTCCGCTGCTCCATCACCTTGTACCTTGGTCGGATAGAGAAGGATATCAACACCAGGAAAACGTCTGCTGACGGTCGTGATGATATCTCGAATAACAGCTCCACTGCGACTGGTTACCACACCGATTCGCTTAGCAAACTGGGGAAGAGGTTGCTTGAATCTCTCTTGAAATAGACCTTCTTCCGTTAGTTTTTTCTTGAGTTGTTCAAACTGAATCGCAAGCGCCCCAACCCCATCAGGCTCAGCTTTTTCAATGATGATAGAGTAGCTACCGCTTGGTTCATAGACCTGCACACGCCCAATTACATTGATCTTCATTCCTTCTTCCAGGTCGAAACCTAATTTCTGATAGATCCCTGACCAGATGGTCGCTTGAATAACTGCATGGTCATCCTTTAGGGAGAAATATTGGTGAGTAGGTCGTTTACGAAAGTTGGAAACTTGACCAGTTAAATAGACCCGTTCCAAGTAAGGGTCTTTATCGAATTTCATTTTCAGATACTTGGTCAAAGTTGTTACCGATAAATACTTTTCCATCTCCACCTACTATTCATTTTCTTGCTTTTCCATGGGTATTATTATACCAAAAACATGCTTAAAAATCACCTTTTTCCTACTGAAACTAAAGGAAAAATAGAAAAAGGAGGCATGGCCTCCTCATCTGATTATTTACTGTTTCGCGCTTCTTCCAAAATCTTAGAAATTTTGGTGGTCAAAAGGTCAATAGCAACGGTATTGCTGACTCCTTCAGGAATGACGATATCAGCATATCGTTTGGTCGGCTCAATAAACTGGTGGTACATAGGTTTTACCACACCTAGGTATTGGTCAATCACGCTATCCAGACTACGGCCACGCTCCTCCATATCTCGCTTGATTCGACGAATAATACGCACATCATCATCTGTATCCACAAAAATCTTGATATCCATCAAATCGCGCAGACGCTTGTCCTCCAAGACCAGAATCCCCTCAACGATAAAGACATCCTGAGGCTCCTGACGATAGGTCTTGCTACTCCGTGTATGCGCTGTATAGTCATAAGTTGGAATGTCCACTGGGCGCCCTGCCAACAATTCCTTAATCTGCTCGATCATCAAGTCTGTATCAAAGGCAAATGGATGGTCGTAGTTGGTTTTGACACGCTCTTCAAAGGTCAAATGAGACTGATCCTTGTAGTATGAATCATGCTCAATCATGGAAATCTTTTCATCAGGAAAATGCGATAAAATGGCTCTTGAAACACTGGTTTTACCACCACCAGAACCACCTGTCACTCCGATAATGATTGGTCTATTTTGCATGCTATCCTCCGTTTTTTTATCCGTCGTCTATTCTATCACATTTTTTGTAAAATTTATAGTCTGATTTGGATAGTCTAGGGGGAAACGATTCCATCCCCACACTCTAGTTAAACTAGCTAAAAACCTTCCTTGGCTTGTAGAGATTGCCCCTTTTTTCTAGAATGGCTAGCAATGTATCTCCT
The sequence above is a segment of the Streptococcus oralis ATCC 35037 genome. Coding sequences within it:
- a CDS encoding exodeoxyribonuclease VII small subunit, with amino-acid sequence MSKQKKFEENLAELEIIVQSLENGEIALEDAIAAFQKGMVLSKELQATLDKAEKTLVKVMQEDGTESDFE
- a CDS encoding arginine repressor, whose product is MNKKERLEKIRRFVTDYQIGTQEEIVEHLKEAGISATQATVSRDIKELGIVKIPLKNNTYIYELPKSIVKSLQLAEDNIVSSELMGNMINLAVIPGNTIFVKSQLVEAFSEQIFSCLADDDSILIVARTAEAAEEIVEQVKKW
- the udk gene encoding uridine kinase, coding for MQNRPIIIGVTGGSGGGKTSVSRAILSHFPDEKISMIEHDSYYKDQSHLTFEERVKTNYDHPFAFDTDLMIEQIKELLAGRPVDIPTYDYTAHTRSSKTYRQEPQDVFIVEGILVLEDKRLRDLMDIKIFVDTDDDVRIIRRIKRDMEERGRSLDSVIDQYLGVVKPMYHQFIEPTKRYADIVIPEGVSNTVAIDLLTTKISKILEEARNSK
- a CDS encoding TlyA family RNA methyltransferase; this translates as MAKERVDVLAYKQGLFETREQAKRGVMAGLVVAVLNGERFDKPGEKIPDDTELKLKGEKLKYVSRGGLKLEKALQVFGLSVDGATTIDIGASTGGFTDVMLQNGAELVFAVDVGTNQLAWKLRQDSRVISMEQFNFRYAEKTDFEQEPSFASIDVSFISLSLILPALHRVLADQGQVVALVKPQFEAGREQIGKNGIIRDAKVHQTVLESVTAMAVEQGFSVLGLDFSPIQGGHGNIEFLAYLKKEEGASNQVAPEIEKVVERAHREFKDE
- the xseA gene encoding exodeoxyribonuclease VII large subunit — encoded protein: MEKYLSVTTLTKYLKMKFDKDPYLERVYLTGQVSNFRKRPTHQYFSLKDDHAVIQATIWSGIYQKLGFDLEEGMKINVIGRVQVYEPSGSYSIIIEKAEPDGVGALAIQFEQLKKKLTEEGLFQERFKQPLPQFAKRIGVVTSRSGAVIRDIITTVSRRFPGVDILLYPTKVQGDGAAEEIARNIARANQREDLDVLIIGRGGGSIEDLWAFNEEIVVRAIFESRLPIISSVGHETDVTLVDFVADRRAATPTAAAELATPVTKLDVLAHLQNQEKRMATAVQNVLSRKKEALKKCSQSVIFRQPERLYDGYLQRLDQLQLRLKQSLRTRISDNKQLVQARTHRLVQLSPVTKIQRYQDRLGQLDKLLRSQMALVYDAKVAEVKRLSEALLMLDTSRIVARGYAIVKKEESVVDSVEMLKKKDQVTLLMRDGQVELEVKDVKTKEI
- a CDS encoding polyprenyl synthetase family protein — translated: MKKQEKLALVESALEDFYGDQQFASSLRESVLYSIHAGGKRIRPFLLLEVLESLKVVIQPAHAQVAAALEMIHTGSLIHDDLPAMDDDDYRRGRLTNHKEFGEAMAILAGDALFLDPYALIAQADLSSQIKVDLIANLSLASGSLGMVAGQVLDMEGEHQHLSLEELQTIHANKTGKLLAYPFQAAAIIAELEPEIQAKLKTVGELIGLAFQVRDDVLDVTASFEEIGKTPQKDLQAEKSTYPALLGLEEAIAFCNQTLDQAEAKLEEIAQQVSFETEPIVKVVESLRING